One Candidatus Eremiobacterota bacterium genomic window carries:
- a CDS encoding response regulator transcription factor, with protein MVDQTSLKAMEQNLRRFDDRARGLAQALSDLRAANRARLSAASPPQVRPVLTERELAILRLIAAGKDNAEIAAELHYGLGTIKLHVREILDALDAPTRAAAAARAIRLGII; from the coding sequence CAGAACCTTCGCCGTTTCGACGACCGCGCGCGCGGACTGGCGCAGGCGCTGAGCGACCTGCGCGCCGCCAACCGCGCCCGGCTGTCGGCGGCCTCGCCCCCCCAAGTCCGGCCGGTCCTCACCGAGCGCGAGCTCGCGATCCTGCGGCTGATCGCGGCCGGGAAGGACAACGCCGAGATCGCCGCCGAGCTGCACTACGGGCTGGGGACGATCAAGCTCCACGTCCGTGAGATCCTCGACGCGCTCGACGCGCCCACCCGCGCCGCCGCGGCGGCACGCGCGATCCGGCTCGGCATCATATAG